One part of the Aestuariirhabdus litorea genome encodes these proteins:
- a CDS encoding VF530 family DNA-binding protein, whose product MTDSQPNNPLHGVTLEQIVTELEAHYGWEELGRRIAIRCFTHDPSVKSSLKFLRKTPWARSKVEALYIATQNSVYKRG is encoded by the coding sequence ATGACCGACAGCCAACCCAACAACCCGTTGCACGGGGTGACCCTGGAGCAGATCGTCACCGAGCTGGAGGCGCACTACGGCTGGGAGGAGCTGGGGCGTCGCATCGCCATCCGCTGCTTCACCCACGACCCCTCGGTGAAGTCGAGCCTCAAGTTCCTGCGCAAAACCCCCTGGGCCCGGAGCAAGGTGGAGGCGCTCTACATCGCTACCCAGAACAGTGTTTATAAAAGAGGTTAG
- a CDS encoding RnfH family protein has translation MKISVAYAETWRQHWIRLELAEGATLTDAIEASAILERYPGIDLEQQRVGIFGKLAKLDTPLSEGDRVEIYRPIIADPKTVARRPQENAS, from the coding sequence ATGAAGATATCGGTGGCCTACGCCGAGACCTGGCGGCAACACTGGATTCGGCTGGAGCTGGCGGAGGGGGCCACCCTGACCGACGCCATCGAAGCCTCGGCCATACTGGAGCGCTACCCGGGGATCGACCTGGAACAGCAGCGGGTGGGGATCTTCGGCAAGCTGGCGAAGCTGGACACCCCCCTTAGCGAGGGGGACCGGGTGGAGATCTATCGTCCCATCATCGCCGACCCCAAAACGGTCGCCCGCCGGCCCCAGGAGAACGCCTCATGA
- the rsxG gene encoding electron transport complex subunit RsxG — translation MIGGGLARRGVAKPSYTQRPAYFAGILGMLSVLSGTLLTFGYIGTADAIAQRLKEDLQRSLQQVLPPGYYDNPPSEYPVQVVLASGQTLTAYQARRGEKPAAVAFEVEQAGYAGPIRLVMGVSAGGEILGVRVLAHTETPGLGDKIEIARDDWILSFNGHSLASLSPNQWAVKKDGGEFDQFSGATITPRAVVRAVHRGLEWHRDHGQQLLASAEQDEPLAAAPFTNPQEAD, via the coding sequence ATGATTGGCGGCGGATTAGCCCGACGGGGGGTGGCCAAGCCCAGCTACACCCAGCGGCCAGCCTACTTTGCCGGAATACTCGGCATGCTCTCGGTACTCTCCGGGACCCTGCTCACCTTCGGCTACATCGGCACCGCGGATGCTATTGCCCAGCGCCTGAAGGAGGACTTGCAGCGCTCCCTGCAGCAGGTGCTGCCACCCGGCTACTACGACAACCCGCCGAGCGAGTATCCGGTGCAGGTGGTGCTGGCCTCCGGTCAGACCCTGACCGCCTACCAGGCCCGCCGGGGGGAGAAGCCGGCGGCGGTGGCCTTCGAGGTGGAGCAGGCCGGTTATGCCGGCCCCATCCGCCTGGTGATGGGGGTGAGCGCAGGCGGTGAAATTTTGGGTGTGCGAGTCCTTGCTCACACCGAAACCCCTGGCCTGGGTGACAAGATAGAGATTGCCCGCGACGACTGGATCCTCAGTTTCAACGGCCACTCCCTCGCCAGCCTGAGCCCGAACCAGTGGGCAGTGAAAAAGGATGGTGGAGAGTTTGACCAGTTCAGCGGTGCCACCATCACCCCGCGGGCGGTGGTGCGGGCGGTGCACCGCGGGCTCGAGTGGCACCGCGACCACGGCCAGCAGTTGCTGGCCAGCGCCGAACAGGATGAACCCCTGGCGGCGGCTCCCTTCACCAACCCCCAGGAGGCCGACTGA
- a CDS encoding electron transport complex subunit E: protein MARNNYLKLWKEGLWNNNVVFGQMLALCPLLAVTGTATNGLGMGLVSLMVFVVTNLLVSTLRGMIPPEVRIPAFVLLIATVVTLVDLMMNAWLHELHRVLGLFIPLIVTNCAILGRAEAFAYKNPVLPSLVDGVAMGLGFTLALVTLGASRELLGSGTLFANAHLLLGDVFAVMELTLIPDYDGFLLIILPPGAFIVLGFIIAGKRVLEQRASRLRTRGEGPGCSLDGARGGTACGGVNP from the coding sequence ATGGCGCGCAACAACTACTTGAAACTGTGGAAAGAGGGCCTGTGGAACAACAATGTGGTGTTCGGCCAGATGCTGGCACTCTGCCCGCTGCTGGCGGTGACCGGCACCGCCACCAACGGCCTCGGCATGGGGCTGGTATCGCTGATGGTGTTTGTGGTCACCAACCTGCTGGTCTCCACCCTGCGGGGGATGATCCCTCCCGAGGTACGGATTCCCGCCTTCGTGCTGTTGATCGCGACCGTGGTGACCCTGGTGGACCTGATGATGAACGCCTGGCTGCACGAGCTGCACCGGGTGCTGGGGCTGTTTATCCCGCTGATCGTGACCAACTGCGCCATCCTCGGTCGCGCCGAAGCCTTCGCCTACAAGAACCCGGTGCTGCCCTCGCTGGTGGACGGGGTGGCCATGGGGCTGGGATTCACCCTTGCCCTGGTCACCCTGGGGGCGAGCCGGGAACTGCTAGGTAGCGGCACCCTGTTTGCCAATGCCCACCTGCTGCTGGGTGACGTTTTTGCGGTGATGGAGCTGACCCTGATTCCGGACTACGACGGCTTCCTGCTGATTATCCTGCCGCCGGGAGCCTTTATCGTGCTCGGCTTTATCATCGCCGGCAAACGGGTGCTGGAGCAACGCGCCAGCCGCCTGCGTACCCGCGGTGAAGGGCCGGGCTGCTCCCTCGACGGGGCACGCGGCGGCACCGCCTGTGGAGGAGTGAACCCATGA
- the modB gene encoding molybdate ABC transporter permease subunit produces MWDAVVLTLQLALVTTLILLLIGTPLAWWLARSHHLLSQLVATLVALPLVLPPTVLGFYLLILVGPHSPLGRTLDQWFDLRLAFSFEGLVLGSVIYSLPFVVQPIRNAFELMGERPLEVAATLRASPFDRFWHVALPLARPGLLCGAVLGFAHTLGEFGVVLMIGGNIPGETRVVSVAIYDYVETLQWGAAHRLSAGLLLFSFVCILAMNLLDKRLRRGPL; encoded by the coding sequence ATGTGGGATGCGGTTGTCCTCACCCTGCAGCTTGCGCTGGTTACCACCCTGATCCTGCTGCTGATTGGCACCCCCCTGGCCTGGTGGCTGGCGCGCTCGCACCATCTGTTGAGTCAGCTGGTGGCCACCCTGGTGGCACTGCCCCTGGTATTACCGCCGACGGTGCTGGGGTTTTATCTGCTGATTCTGGTGGGCCCCCACAGTCCCCTGGGGCGAACGCTGGATCAGTGGTTTGACCTGCGTCTGGCCTTCAGCTTCGAGGGGTTGGTGCTGGGCTCGGTGATCTACTCGCTGCCCTTTGTGGTGCAGCCGATCCGCAACGCCTTCGAGCTGATGGGTGAGCGTCCGCTGGAGGTGGCCGCCACCCTGCGCGCCTCCCCCTTCGACCGCTTCTGGCACGTCGCACTGCCGTTGGCGCGGCCTGGGTTGCTGTGCGGCGCGGTGCTGGGGTTTGCCCACACCCTCGGCGAATTCGGGGTGGTGCTGATGATCGGCGGCAATATCCCCGGCGAAACCCGGGTCGTGTCGGTGGCGATCTACGACTACGTCGAGACCCTGCAGTGGGGGGCAGCCCATCGCCTGTCGGCAGGGCTGCTGCTGTTCTCCTTTGTCTGCATTCTGGCAATGAACCTGCTGGACAAGCGCCTGCGCCGGGGGCCGCTGTGA
- a CDS encoding RNA-binding S4 domain-containing protein encodes MKTIIINREPVELFKILKFEGMVASGADAKGAVAEGQVRVNGEVETRKRRKMMAGDLLEFHGEQFRLSLGD; translated from the coding sequence ATGAAAACCATTATCATCAACCGCGAACCGGTTGAACTGTTCAAGATTCTCAAGTTTGAAGGCATGGTCGCCAGCGGCGCCGACGCCAAGGGAGCGGTGGCCGAGGGGCAGGTACGGGTCAACGGCGAGGTGGAAACCCGCAAGCGCCGCAAGATGATGGCGGGTGACCTGCTCGAGTTCCACGGCGAGCAGTTTCGCCTTAGCCTCGGCGACTAG
- a CDS encoding RnfABCDGE type electron transport complex subunit D, whose protein sequence is MAHTLLSGPHTLAPTSVSRTMLAVMLALLPATLWGLYLFGWPALYLFVITLLAALACEVLCLALAGKPLHLNLLDGSALLTGWLLAMSLPPWAPWWIGVLGSLIAIGVGKQVFGGIGYNLFNPAMVARVALLVSFPLPMTLWTAPAPLGSAGAPDWLEGLAITFGGATVDAFSGASLLGSVKTEFTLGRELAEILPQGVNTQQLLLGSHHGSLGETSALLVALGGIALIARGVIRWTVPFAMLGTVALLALLFNLIDAGRYPGVDYHLLSGGLMLAALFIATDPVTSPNTTAGQLLFGAGCGALVYLIRTWGGYPEGVAFAVLLMNALVPLIDHYLKPRIYGRDRGGRPLPVVRETAP, encoded by the coding sequence ATGGCCCACACCCTGTTGAGCGGCCCCCATACCCTGGCCCCCACCAGCGTCAGCCGGACCATGCTGGCGGTGATGCTGGCGCTGCTGCCGGCAACCCTGTGGGGGCTGTACCTGTTTGGCTGGCCCGCCCTCTACCTATTCGTCATCACCCTGCTGGCAGCACTGGCGTGCGAGGTGCTGTGCCTGGCGCTGGCGGGCAAGCCGCTGCACCTTAATTTGCTTGACGGCTCGGCGCTGCTGACGGGCTGGCTGCTGGCGATGAGCCTGCCCCCCTGGGCCCCCTGGTGGATCGGTGTACTCGGCAGCCTGATCGCGATCGGGGTGGGCAAGCAGGTGTTTGGCGGCATCGGTTACAACCTCTTCAACCCCGCCATGGTGGCGCGAGTGGCGCTGCTGGTCTCCTTCCCCCTGCCCATGACCCTGTGGACCGCCCCGGCCCCCCTGGGGAGCGCAGGGGCACCGGACTGGCTGGAGGGGCTGGCGATCACCTTCGGCGGCGCCACGGTGGATGCCTTCAGTGGCGCCTCCCTGTTGGGCAGTGTGAAAACCGAATTCACCCTTGGCCGCGAGCTGGCCGAGATCCTGCCCCAGGGGGTCAACACACAACAGCTGTTGCTGGGAAGCCACCACGGCAGTCTCGGTGAAACCTCGGCACTGCTGGTGGCCCTTGGCGGGATCGCCCTGATCGCCCGTGGGGTGATTCGCTGGACCGTTCCCTTCGCCATGCTTGGCACGGTGGCGCTGCTGGCGCTGCTGTTCAACCTCATCGATGCGGGACGCTACCCCGGTGTCGACTACCACCTGTTGAGCGGCGGGCTGATGCTGGCGGCGCTGTTTATCGCCACCGACCCGGTCACCTCCCCCAACACCACCGCTGGCCAGTTGCTGTTCGGAGCCGGCTGCGGGGCGCTGGTCTACCTGATCCGCACCTGGGGCGGTTATCCCGAGGGGGTCGCCTTCGCGGTGCTGCTGATGAACGCCCTGGTGCCCCTGATCGACCACTACCTGAAACCGCGCATCTACGGTCGCGACCGGGGCGGGCGGCCACTGCCAGTGGTCAGGGAGACGGCACCATGA
- the modA gene encoding molybdate ABC transporter substrate-binding protein, whose product MIPVGYRPLLALLLVLCWAPPLSAAEVRVAVASNFMGTAQRLAEDFERHSGHRLLISYGSTGKLYTQIYHGAPFDLFLAADAERPRRAELEGLAVSGSRITYATGQLALWSPRGNPFERLTRGEFRRLAIANPDTAPYGFAAREVIGRLVASGVQQKLVYGENISQTHQFVASGNAELGFVALSQLQQERPEHLWLVPANSYPPIEQQAVLLTRGQGSEAARDFLTYLQGERATAIIIAGGYLGPGEP is encoded by the coding sequence ATGATCCCTGTTGGCTATCGACCGTTGCTGGCGCTGCTGCTGGTGTTGTGCTGGGCTCCCCCGCTGTCCGCCGCCGAGGTGCGGGTGGCGGTGGCCTCCAACTTTATGGGCACCGCCCAGCGCCTGGCGGAGGATTTTGAGCGCCACAGTGGCCATCGGTTGCTGATCAGCTACGGCTCCACCGGCAAGCTCTACACCCAGATCTACCACGGTGCCCCCTTCGACCTCTTTCTCGCCGCCGATGCCGAGCGCCCGCGCCGTGCTGAGCTGGAGGGGCTGGCGGTCTCCGGGAGTCGCATCACCTATGCCACCGGCCAGCTGGCCCTGTGGAGCCCCCGCGGCAACCCTTTTGAGCGGCTGACCCGGGGCGAGTTCCGGCGCCTGGCGATCGCCAACCCCGACACCGCCCCCTACGGTTTCGCCGCCCGTGAGGTGATCGGCCGGCTTGTTGCCAGCGGTGTACAGCAAAAACTGGTTTATGGTGAGAATATTTCACAAACCCACCAGTTCGTGGCCAGCGGCAACGCAGAGCTGGGGTTTGTCGCGCTCTCCCAGTTACAGCAGGAACGGCCCGAACACCTGTGGCTGGTGCCGGCCAACAGCTATCCACCCATCGAACAACAGGCGGTTTTACTGACCCGGGGACAGGGCTCGGAAGCGGCACGAGATTTTCTCACCTATTTGCAGGGTGAGCGGGCCACAGCCATTATCATTGCCGGGGGCTATCTTGGCCCCGGCGAGCCGTAG
- the modC gene encoding molybdenum ABC transporter ATP-binding protein — translation MSGWLRGSFHSRLGEFDLDLSLSLPERGVTALFGRSGSGKTSLLRCIAGLHRAERGELWVDGECWQQGRRFLPVHRRPIGYVFQEASLLPHLSIEANLRFGLSRSRSEPGIAPEQVVELLGLEGLLGRMPERLSGGERQRVAIGRALLSQPRLLLMDEPLSALDSEGKQQILPYLQNLTRQLGIPTLYVSHSLEEVSRLADRMLYIEQGQLLDQGALVEVVPRLPAGKLGGEESVVVEARLLAQDPGHGLSYLDLEGYRLSVNQVDAELRQRVRVRIPARDVAISLRPIEGSSMLNGLPATVCGLRDGADGIRVLVELRVRNSLLLAKITRKSFELLGLREGLGVYAQIKSVALLQELG, via the coding sequence GTGAGCGGCTGGCTGCGGGGAAGCTTCCACAGCCGCCTCGGCGAGTTTGATCTCGACCTCTCACTGAGCCTGCCGGAGCGGGGGGTGACCGCGCTGTTCGGTCGCTCCGGCAGTGGCAAGACCAGCCTGCTGCGCTGTATTGCCGGTCTGCATCGCGCCGAGCGGGGGGAGTTGTGGGTGGACGGGGAGTGTTGGCAGCAGGGGCGTCGCTTTCTGCCGGTTCACCGCCGCCCCATCGGCTATGTGTTTCAGGAGGCGAGCCTGCTGCCCCACCTGTCGATCGAGGCTAACCTCCGGTTCGGCCTCAGCCGCAGCCGCAGCGAGCCGGGCATCGCCCCGGAGCAGGTGGTTGAGCTGCTGGGGCTGGAGGGGTTGCTGGGGCGGATGCCCGAACGCCTCTCCGGCGGCGAGCGCCAGCGGGTGGCGATCGGCCGCGCGCTGCTCAGCCAGCCGCGCCTGTTGCTGATGGATGAACCCCTGAGTGCGCTCGACAGCGAGGGCAAACAGCAGATCCTGCCCTACCTGCAGAACCTGACCCGCCAGCTGGGGATACCGACCCTCTACGTTAGCCACAGCCTGGAGGAGGTGAGCCGGCTGGCGGACCGCATGCTCTATATCGAGCAGGGGCAGTTGCTGGACCAGGGAGCGCTGGTGGAGGTGGTGCCGCGGCTGCCGGCCGGCAAGCTGGGGGGGGAGGAGTCGGTGGTAGTGGAGGCCCGCCTGCTGGCCCAGGACCCCGGGCATGGGCTCAGTTACCTCGACCTGGAGGGCTACCGTTTAAGCGTGAATCAGGTCGATGCCGAGCTGCGGCAGCGGGTACGGGTGCGTATACCAGCGCGGGATGTGGCCATCTCGCTGCGCCCTATCGAGGGCTCGAGCATGCTTAACGGCCTGCCGGCCACCGTCTGCGGCCTGCGCGACGGCGCCGACGGCATCCGCGTGCTGGTGGAGCTGCGGGTGCGCAACAGCCTGCTGCTGGCCAAGATCACCCGCAAATCCTTTGAGCTGCTGGGGCTGCGCGAGGGGCTGGGGGTGTACGCCCAGATCAAGAGCGTGGCCCTGCTGCAGGAGCTGGGCTAG